The Ruminococcaceae bacterium KH2T8 genomic sequence AATCTGAAACGTATCCGGACGGACTCGATAATGAGTTCGATCTCGAGTATTCAGCCGGGCTCACCTTGGATATATATACTCCCCAAGCGGCCAGGGAAGGACACGCATTTCTCCTTGTCCACGGAGGCGCTTTCGTATACGGACATAAGGAACTCGATAAGTGCTTCGGTATGCATCTGGCATTAAAGTCCGGAATAAGAGTCGTTAATATCAACTACACCCTTATGCCCGATAACGATCTTCACGGATTATTGTCTCAGATCATGAAGGCCGTCCGATTCATTCAGGAAAGACTTCATATCGAACATATACATACAGTCGGTGACTCGGCAGGCGGATATCTCTCACTTATAACATCGATGCTCATAAATTCCGAAGTGATGCGAAAAGAGTGCGGACTTGATGCTCACATATCCGCAACGGCCGACAGCGCCAACATGATATGCGGACTTTATAAGACATCCCCGAGGACTTTCGCCGGGATCTATTTTGACCGCGAAGGCAAGATGCCTTCTTATATCTACGACCTTTCAAAGGCTGTCACGAGATTCGGATGTCCCAGAGCCGTACTCGTGACGGGAGATAAGGATTTCCTCGAAAAGGAGAATATAGGATTCGAAAAGTTCCTAAAGGACGCCGGGATCCCCGTGAAGTTCATGGATGCGGTATCTGCTGACGGCAGGGACATGTTCCATGTATATCCTATAGCCAACCCCACGTGGCCTGAGGGCGAAAAAACGATACAGATGATCTCCGATAACGCTAACGGAAGATAAAAAGGCCTCCGATATCTCGGAGACCTTGTAATTTGTATTCTCGATTCGAAAGATTATTTCTGTGTCTGATTGGCGATCCTGTTGATCAGGTTCGAGATCGGCTTATATACCCAGAAAGTGATGAATGATACTACCGTTCCCTTAAAGAGATTGAAAGGGAGGAATCCCCAGAGGATCAGGCTGTTCTTTGTAGTGATAAGGGGATTTACCGCATTACTCATAGCTACGATAGCCTCTGTAGGGAAGTTCAATACCTTACCGTAAAGAGGAAGCGTAACGAAGAAGTTCAAAGGGCATGCGATAACTGCAAGTGCCAATGTTGCAACGAGCATGGAGATGACAGCTCCTTTTCGCGTCTTGATCTTCTTATAGACTGAACCTGCAGTGAAGACATAGATACTCCCAGTAAGGAAGTTTGAAGCTTCACCGATACCCATTGTTCCCGTTGCGGGAAGGTGGATAAGGTTCTTAAGAAGTTCGATCACTACGCCGTATATGGGACCGAGTGCGAAAGAACCGATGAGCACGGGCACCTCGGAGAAGTCGAACTTCAAGAACGGCGGCATGAAGGGCAGCGGGATCTCAAGATACATGAGTACTACTGCGAGAGCCGTCATGATGGCTGTACAGGTGATCTTAGTGATCATTACCCTGCGCGTGGATACAGTGGTGGTGGAAATTTCTGACATAAAAAAACAACTCCTTCCATCCGGACTTTACCGTCGGCCACGGGATCTCACCGTGTCAGTCCCGCCTTGATAAAGATTTGACGGGAGTTGCGGGCTTACCACATGAGCTATGGCTCAGGGCTCACCGCCGGTCGAGGAATCACACCTCGCCTTGGATACGCGGTCATTATAATCGTATCGAAGGAATTGTTCAAGTATATATGCTCACTCGTCCCAGGGGACTACCTGAGCTACTCCGTAGTA encodes the following:
- a CDS encoding Acetyl esterase/lipase, which translates into the protein MGILEAKAEAERKTFIKNCIGFDTPRLESETYPDGLDNEFDLEYSAGLTLDIYTPQAAREGHAFLLVHGGAFVYGHKELDKCFGMHLALKSGIRVVNINYTLMPDNDLHGLLSQIMKAVRFIQERLHIEHIHTVGDSAGGYLSLITSMLINSEVMRKECGLDAHISATADSANMICGLYKTSPRTFAGIYFDREGKMPSYIYDLSKAVTRFGCPRAVLVTGDKDFLEKENIGFEKFLKDAGIPVKFMDAVSADGRDMFHVYPIANPTWPEGEKTIQMISDNANGR
- a CDS encoding Riboflavin transporter FmnP, with product MSEISTTTVSTRRVMITKITCTAIMTALAVVLMYLEIPLPFMPPFLKFDFSEVPVLIGSFALGPIYGVVIELLKNLIHLPATGTMGIGEASNFLTGSIYVFTAGSVYKKIKTRKGAVISMLVATLALAVIACPLNFFVTLPLYGKVLNFPTEAIVAMSNAVNPLITTKNSLILWGFLPFNLFKGTVVSFITFWVYKPISNLINRIANQTQK